A DNA window from Arachis hypogaea cultivar Tifrunner chromosome 18, arahy.Tifrunner.gnm2.J5K5, whole genome shotgun sequence contains the following coding sequences:
- the LOC112773176 gene encoding MLP-like protein 43 isoform X1, giving the protein MALSGKLSTEIVIHAPAGKFFNLVSKSLHHVQNICERVHHTKLHQGEDWHSIGGSVKHWTYVIAIDGKVTTCKETIESVDEKNKTIKFNLFNGDISQQYKVLKLTIQEIDNSNGSVSVKWTLEYEKINDNVEAPYGYMELFDKSTKEMDAHLLKA; this is encoded by the exons ATGGCACTGAGTGGTAAGCTTAGTACTGAAATTGTGATCCATGCACCTGCTGGAAAGTTCTTTAATCTTGTGTCAAAATCTCTCCACCATGTTCAAAATATTTGTGAAAGAGTGCATCACACCAAGCTGCATCAGGGTGAGGACTGGCACAGCATCGGCGGTTCGGTTAAACACTGGACTTATGTTATAG CAATAGATGGTAAAGTAACGACATGCAAGGAGACAATTGAATCTGTTGATGAGAAGAACAAGACAATCAAATTTAATCTCTTTAACGGAGACATAAGTCAACAGTATAAAGTCTTGAAGCTCACCATTCAAGAGATTGATAACAGCAATGGAAGTGTTTCAGTTAAATGGACACTTGAATATGAGAAAATTAATGATAATGTCGAAGCTCCTTATGGTTACATGGAACTCTTTGACAAATCTACTAAAGAGATGGATGCTCATCTTCTCAAGGCATAA
- the LOC112773176 gene encoding MLP-like protein 43 isoform X2: MALSGKLSTEIVIHAPAGKFFNLVSKSLHHVQNICERVHHTKLHQGEDWHSIGGSVKHWTYVIDGKVTTCKETIESVDEKNKTIKFNLFNGDISQQYKVLKLTIQEIDNSNGSVSVKWTLEYEKINDNVEAPYGYMELFDKSTKEMDAHLLKA; the protein is encoded by the exons ATGGCACTGAGTGGTAAGCTTAGTACTGAAATTGTGATCCATGCACCTGCTGGAAAGTTCTTTAATCTTGTGTCAAAATCTCTCCACCATGTTCAAAATATTTGTGAAAGAGTGCATCACACCAAGCTGCATCAGGGTGAGGACTGGCACAGCATCGGCGGTTCGGTTAAACACTGGACTTATGTTATAG ATGGTAAAGTAACGACATGCAAGGAGACAATTGAATCTGTTGATGAGAAGAACAAGACAATCAAATTTAATCTCTTTAACGGAGACATAAGTCAACAGTATAAAGTCTTGAAGCTCACCATTCAAGAGATTGATAACAGCAATGGAAGTGTTTCAGTTAAATGGACACTTGAATATGAGAAAATTAATGATAATGTCGAAGCTCCTTATGGTTACATGGAACTCTTTGACAAATCTACTAAAGAGATGGATGCTCATCTTCTCAAGGCATAA
- the LOC112772719 gene encoding MLP-like protein 43, with product MALSGKLSIEIVIHAPAGKFFNLVSKSLHQVQNICERVHHTKLHQGEDWHSIGGSVKHWTYVIDGKVTTCKEIIESVDEKNKTIKFTLFDGDISQQYKVLKVIAQEIDNSNGSVSAKWTVEYEKINDNVEAPYGYMELFDKNTKEMDAHLLKA from the exons ATGGCACTGAGTGGTAAGCTTAGTATTGAAATTGTGATCCATGCACCTGCTGGAAAGTTCTTTAATCTTGTATCAAAATCTCTCCACCAAGTTCAAAATATTTGTGAAAGAGTGCATCACACCAAGCTGCATCAGGGTGAGGACTGGCACAGCATCGGCGGTTCGGTTAAACACTGGACTTATGTTATAG ATGGTAAAGTAACTACATGCAAGGAGATAATTGAATCCGTTGATGAGAAGAACAAGACAATCAAATTTACTCTCTTTGATGGAGACATAAGTCAACAGTATAAAGTCTTGAAGGTCATCGCTCAAGAGATTGATAACAGCAATGGAAGTGTTTCAGCTAAATGGACAGTTGAATATGAGAAAATTAATGATAATGTCGAAGCTCCTTATGGTTACATggaattatttgacaaaaatactAAAGAGATGGATGCTCATCTTCTCAAGgcataa